Proteins from a genomic interval of Lysobacter stagni:
- a CDS encoding site-specific integrase, which yields MGATDNRIACGFNAFCLSTVTYASRLILRVPEISRHFPVPVYHSCTTFTWYDMATFQQRGDRWRAIVRRKGFAPKSRTFPTKSAARTWADRIERELADQEARGVAEHDGATVAELVDWYSTYVGQLKRISLTQRGNLSRVKEGLGDKVASKLTAADVIEHTRRRRQGEHINKGGHRVPSCSGATMNVELGYLSEMLKVAKSMGKLTLPHDPVAEARPSLRLVKLVSKSVKRNRRPTLDELSKLKAHFAASAWRMKLPMADIIDFAIGTAKREGEITRLLWEDLDAPTRTVVLRDAKHPRAKEGNHKRFPLLADMWPLVDRQPTRERQRIFPFKPDSIGTAFRRACVALGIEDLHFHDLRHEATSRLFEQGYSIEQVATVTLHESWQELKRYTQLRPESLHRD from the coding sequence ATGGGCGCAACCGATAATCGGATAGCCTGCGGATTCAACGCTTTCTGTTTATCTACAGTCACTTATGCTTCTCGATTGATCCTGCGCGTTCCCGAGATTTCCCGCCACTTCCCGGTCCCGGTGTACCATTCGTGTACCACGTTCACCTGGTACGACATGGCGACCTTTCAACAGCGCGGCGATCGGTGGAGGGCTATTGTCCGCCGAAAAGGCTTTGCGCCCAAATCGAGGACCTTTCCGACGAAGAGCGCTGCCCGAACCTGGGCGGACCGAATCGAACGTGAGCTGGCAGACCAGGAAGCTCGAGGTGTCGCCGAGCATGACGGAGCCACCGTCGCGGAGCTCGTGGATTGGTACAGCACATACGTGGGCCAACTGAAACGAATCAGCCTCACTCAGCGGGGAAACCTGTCGAGGGTTAAGGAGGGACTTGGGGACAAAGTCGCTAGCAAACTCACTGCTGCGGACGTCATCGAGCACACGCGGAGGAGGCGCCAGGGCGAGCACATAAACAAGGGCGGGCACCGCGTGCCAAGCTGCAGTGGCGCCACCATGAATGTCGAGCTCGGCTACCTTTCCGAAATGCTTAAGGTGGCTAAGTCGATGGGCAAGCTCACCCTGCCCCATGACCCCGTAGCTGAAGCCCGTCCGTCTCTCCGCTTGGTAAAACTCGTATCGAAGTCGGTTAAGCGGAACCGGCGTCCGACACTCGACGAGCTCTCGAAGCTAAAGGCACATTTTGCAGCCAGTGCGTGGCGAATGAAGCTACCTATGGCCGACATTATCGATTTCGCCATCGGCACTGCCAAACGCGAAGGTGAAATCACCAGGCTTCTTTGGGAAGATTTGGACGCGCCCACCAGAACGGTCGTACTTAGAGATGCAAAGCATCCACGGGCAAAGGAGGGCAATCATAAGCGCTTCCCTCTGCTCGCCGACATGTGGCCCCTCGTCGATCGCCAGCCTACCAGAGAGCGGCAGAGAATCTTCCCCTTCAAGCCGGATTCGATCGGAACGGCGTTTCGGCGCGCGTGCGTCGCCCTTGGAATAGAAGACCTTCATTTCCACGACCTTCGCCACGAGGCGACGTCCCGACTATTTGAACAGGGTTACAGCATCGAACAGGTCGCAACTGTCACGCTGCACGAAAGCTGGCAAGAGTTGAAGCGCTACACGCAGCTCCGTCCCGAGAGTTTGCATCGGGATTGA
- the dusA gene encoding tRNA dihydrouridine(20/20a) synthase DusA, producing MMDWTDTHCRVFHRLLAPHARLYTEMVHANAVILGDRSRLLAMDPGEHPVALQLGGSEPELLGQAARIGAEHGFDEINLNCGCPSDRVQAGRFGACLMREPALVAESVAAMVARCDVPVTVKCRLGVDDDHEWERFVAFIDTVAQAGCRMFVVHARNAWLQGLSPKENREVPPLRYDWAYRLKLERPQLQVIVNGGIATQEEATAHLAHTDGAMLGRAAYHDPYLLHRLDVAWFGGELRSRGELLRALRPYVESQLESGVYLKHITRHLLGLFAGERGGRAFRQVLSEGAHKPGADWSLVEQALAVTESFAGERADAA from the coding sequence ATGATGGACTGGACCGACACGCATTGCCGTGTCTTCCATCGCCTGCTGGCGCCGCATGCGCGTTTGTACACGGAGATGGTGCACGCCAATGCGGTGATCCTGGGCGATCGCTCGCGATTGCTGGCGATGGACCCGGGTGAACACCCGGTCGCGCTGCAGCTGGGCGGAAGCGAACCGGAACTGCTCGGGCAGGCCGCGCGCATCGGCGCGGAACACGGTTTCGACGAGATCAACCTCAACTGCGGATGTCCGTCGGACCGCGTGCAGGCGGGGCGCTTCGGCGCATGCCTGATGCGCGAGCCGGCGCTGGTGGCCGAGAGCGTCGCGGCGATGGTCGCGCGCTGCGACGTGCCGGTGACGGTGAAGTGCCGGTTGGGCGTGGATGACGATCACGAGTGGGAGCGCTTCGTCGCCTTCATCGATACCGTCGCGCAGGCCGGCTGTCGCATGTTCGTGGTCCATGCGCGCAATGCCTGGCTGCAGGGGCTCTCGCCGAAGGAGAACCGCGAGGTTCCGCCGTTGCGCTACGACTGGGCGTACCGGCTCAAGCTCGAACGCCCGCAGTTGCAGGTGATCGTCAACGGCGGCATCGCCACGCAGGAAGAAGCCACCGCGCACCTGGCCCACACCGATGGCGCGATGCTCGGCCGCGCGGCCTACCACGACCCCTACCTGCTGCACCGCCTGGATGTGGCCTGGTTCGGCGGCGAGCTGCGCAGTCGCGGCGAACTGCTGCGTGCGCTGCGTCCGTACGTCGAATCGCAGCTGGAATCCGGCGTGTACCTCAAGCACATCACGCGCCACCTGCTGGGTCTTTTCGCCGGCGAGCGCGGCGGGCGCGCGTTCCGGCAGGTGCTCAGCGAAGGCGCGCACAAGCCGGGCGCGGACTGGTCACTGGTGGAACAGGCGCTGGCGGTGACCGAGTCCTTTGCCGGCGAACGGGCGGACGCGGCGTGA